From Actinoplanes oblitus, a single genomic window includes:
- a CDS encoding serine/threonine-protein kinase, with translation MAVRQMLVAGRYRLLEPVGAGGMGRVWLARDQMLDRDVAIKEIVPPDWMSDAEKDRLHNRTLREARSAARLTHPHVVRVYDVVHAEGLSWIVMEYVASRSLYQVLLTKGPYPPVEAARIGLAVLDALTAAHRAGVLHRDVKPHNVLIGSDGRVLLTDFGLATFVDDGLVTTPGLIVGSPQYVSPERARDGASTVESDLWSFGATLYAAVEGQSPYARDSAMATLAALATEPPDPPSRAGPLAPVLQALLRYEPKERLTAEQTERQLRRILEDAEPVVPAQRHRPAPANPVSPARPVPAPAARERRAAEHERHGRPAAEPVAPERHSAHAEQGLPGRHRPAITGSTAAERHGPPAGAAAPSPSPASATWPISPGPTVARDSPDRSAPSTDDGDTPNLTEIDRRTSPPADRPRLEAAPGTSPPASDPLLVDTAPVAGGSPRAVPLPPMTDGEPAMPGKDLPGDEGDTEDTAATTNTENKPDTAATTDTGNKADTADAADTGDLQDSGGWWLPSGHWPPGDSRKPDPKTRPPSAVTSGYAANDPEDSGPISEFADRGYIEGTFTTNDDEDQHHASPVSAGRGHYDTDERNTDGSRTPAGPVGDGNRAPADGNRAPGLASTGNRAATGPGPGRNRGSTGSGSSRFRPNRAPAAAGRSFRRGNQAPARVIPAPRQPLSGRLAGDRMPPRWNLRSPVMNRTRTRLVIAGLLLVAMVGGTLLGVHLIRLSDSAPGVVHVPAVSPSTSRASPVTPAAPRPGGFSPIVCDAPPPAGVPVAPKDGAARGVNGWTLQAGWSYFTDGTGFHLPVPDGWTYQRLGSTYCFRDPRTARVLSLDVGREPRTDPLKGCRAEDRRLRLSGRVRDYALIAIGPVTLLHKAADWEYRYRGDTGILRRATTRWFTAGGRPYALGWSTPDAVWAAEFSKVQMVRSTFYADTHTPSNAARRS, from the coding sequence ATGGCGGTCAGGCAGATGCTCGTCGCCGGCCGGTACCGTCTGCTGGAACCGGTCGGCGCGGGTGGGATGGGACGGGTCTGGCTGGCCCGGGATCAGATGCTGGACCGGGACGTCGCGATCAAGGAGATCGTCCCGCCGGACTGGATGAGCGACGCGGAGAAGGACCGGCTGCACAACCGGACCCTGCGCGAGGCCCGCAGTGCGGCCCGGCTGACGCATCCGCACGTGGTCCGGGTCTACGACGTGGTCCACGCCGAGGGGCTGTCCTGGATCGTCATGGAGTACGTCGCCTCCCGCTCGCTCTACCAGGTGCTGCTCACCAAGGGTCCGTACCCGCCGGTGGAGGCGGCCCGGATCGGCCTGGCGGTGCTCGACGCGCTCACCGCCGCCCACCGGGCCGGCGTGCTGCACCGCGACGTGAAGCCGCACAACGTGCTGATCGGCTCCGACGGTCGCGTGCTGCTGACCGATTTCGGTCTGGCCACCTTCGTCGACGACGGGCTGGTCACCACGCCCGGCCTGATCGTCGGCTCGCCGCAGTACGTCTCGCCGGAACGCGCCCGCGACGGCGCCTCCACCGTGGAGTCCGACCTGTGGTCGTTCGGGGCGACGCTGTACGCGGCGGTCGAGGGCCAGTCGCCATATGCCCGCGACAGCGCGATGGCGACGCTCGCCGCGCTGGCCACCGAGCCACCGGATCCGCCGTCCCGCGCCGGACCGCTCGCCCCCGTCCTGCAAGCCCTTCTTCGGTACGAACCCAAGGAGCGCCTCACCGCCGAGCAGACGGAACGGCAGCTCCGCCGGATCCTCGAAGACGCCGAACCCGTGGTGCCCGCGCAGCGTCACCGGCCCGCGCCGGCCAACCCGGTCAGCCCGGCGCGGCCTGTTCCCGCACCTGCCGCGCGGGAGCGGCGTGCGGCCGAGCACGAGCGGCATGGTCGGCCAGCCGCGGAGCCGGTCGCACCGGAGCGGCATTCCGCGCACGCCGAGCAGGGCCTGCCGGGGCGGCATCGACCTGCGATCACCGGGTCGACGGCAGCGGAGCGGCACGGTCCGCCGGCCGGCGCTGCCGCACCTTCTCCGTCGCCGGCTTCCGCCACGTGGCCGATCTCCCCGGGGCCGACGGTCGCTCGTGATTCGCCGGATCGGTCCGCACCGTCGACGGACGACGGAGATACCCCGAACCTGACCGAGATCGATCGCCGGACCAGCCCGCCGGCCGACCGGCCGAGGCTGGAGGCGGCACCCGGGACGAGTCCGCCGGCCTCTGATCCGCTGCTGGTCGACACCGCCCCGGTCGCCGGCGGCTCGCCCCGCGCGGTGCCCTTGCCACCGATGACGGACGGCGAGCCGGCGATGCCTGGCAAGGACCTGCCGGGAGACGAGGGAGACACGGAGGACACCGCGGCGACAACGAACACCGAGAACAAGCCGGACACCGCGGCGACTACGGACACCGGGAACAAGGCGGACACCGCGGACGCCGCGGACACGGGTGACCTCCAGGACTCCGGTGGCTGGTGGCTTCCGTCCGGACACTGGCCGCCCGGCGACAGCCGGAAACCGGATCCGAAGACCCGTCCACCGTCCGCCGTCACTTCCGGATACGCCGCGAACGACCCGGAGGACAGCGGCCCGATCAGCGAGTTCGCCGACCGCGGCTACATCGAGGGCACCTTCACCACGAACGACGACGAGGACCAGCACCACGCCTCGCCGGTCTCCGCGGGACGCGGCCACTACGACACCGACGAGCGGAATACCGACGGCAGCCGGACCCCGGCCGGCCCGGTCGGCGACGGCAACCGCGCCCCGGCCGACGGCAACCGTGCCCCGGGCCTGGCCTCCACCGGCAACCGTGCCGCCACGGGTCCGGGCCCCGGCCGCAACCGTGGCTCGACCGGCTCGGGATCGTCCCGGTTCCGGCCGAACCGCGCACCGGCCGCCGCCGGCCGATCGTTCCGGCGCGGCAACCAGGCGCCGGCGCGGGTGATCCCGGCACCCCGCCAGCCGCTCTCCGGACGGCTGGCCGGCGACCGGATGCCGCCCCGCTGGAACCTGCGGTCCCCGGTGATGAACCGCACCCGGACCCGGTTGGTGATCGCCGGCCTGCTCCTGGTCGCGATGGTCGGCGGCACCCTGCTCGGGGTCCACCTCATCCGGCTGAGCGACTCCGCGCCCGGGGTGGTCCATGTCCCGGCGGTCTCCCCGTCCACGTCCCGCGCCTCGCCGGTGACTCCCGCCGCGCCTCGGCCGGGCGGTTTCTCCCCGATCGTCTGCGACGCGCCGCCACCCGCCGGCGTACCGGTCGCCCCGAAGGACGGCGCGGCCCGCGGCGTCAACGGCTGGACCCTGCAGGCCGGGTGGTCCTACTTCACCGACGGGACCGGGTTTCACCTCCCGGTCCCGGACGGCTGGACGTACCAGCGACTGGGCAGCACCTACTGCTTCCGGGACCCGCGTACGGCTCGGGTGCTGAGCCTGGACGTGGGCCGCGAACCCCGGACCGACCCGCTCAAGGGATGCCGGGCGGAGGATCGCCGCCTCCGGCTGAGCGGCCGGGTCCGTGACTACGCCCTGATCGCGATCGGCCCGGTCACGCTGTTGCACAAGGCCGCCGACTGGGAGTACCGGTACCGCGGCGACACCGGGATCCTCCGCCGCGCCACCACCCGCTGGTTCACGGCCGGCGGCCGCCCCTATGCCCTCGGCTGGTCCACCCCGGACGCGGTCTGGGCCGCCGAGTTCAGCAAAGTCCAAATGGTCCGGAGCACCTTTTACGCCGACACGCACACCCCGTCAAACGCCGCCCGCCGCAGCTGA
- a CDS encoding Lhr family helicase encodes MGDVREVLERFGPATREWFTAAFAAPTAAQDGAWRAIGAGRHALVVAPTGSGKTLAAFLWSLDRLAREPVPEQVRRRCRVLYVSPLKALAVDVERNLRAPLTGIRQAAGRLGLPPPEITVGMRTGDTPADERRGFARTPPDILITTPESLFLLLTSAARESLRGVETVIIDEVHAVAATKRGAHLALSLERLDALLERPAQRIGLSATVRPIEETARFLGGSQPVEIVRPPSAKTIEVSVEVPVEDMTRLDEAPAGDDLEGGRHTPSIWPAVEERVLDLIEGHRSTIVFTNSRRGAERLCARLNELAAERAELARLNEQAAALGQPVWRGDPEGAERDGHGGPGADGGRDSEATEGDGGRDDHGGPGADGGWDSEATEGDGGPGSGRTPRGVSAGGDPAAIGDLLAGGPPGFPRRSGAIRGNGDGGMPAAVMAQSGAASGAPAVIARAHHGSVSREERKQIEEALKSGRLPAVVATSSLELGIDMGAVDLVVQIEAPPTVAAGLQRIGRAGHQVGAVSRGVVFPKHRGDLLSCAVVAERMADGAIEELRYPRNPLDVLAQHVVAMVALDPWPVDELAALVRRAAPFGELPESALHAVLDMLSGRYPSTAFAELRPRLVWDRGTDLLTGRPGAQRLAVTSGGTIPDRGMFGVFLAGSERASRVGELDEEMVYESRVGDVFLLGSTSWRIEDITPDRVLVSPAPGAPARMPFWKGDSPGRPIELGRAIGARLRALAKAGDEPATAALRESGLDEWAAGNLVNYLREQRESTRHLPDDRTIVVEKFRDELGDWRMTVHCVLGARVNAPWALAIGRRLSERYGVDGQVMPSDDGIVVRLPDTADEPPGADLVAFEPEEIAQLVEESVGTSALFASRFRECAARSLLLPRRDPRRRQPLWQQRQRSAQLLDVAREFADFPVTLEAARECLQDVFDVPGLTGLMREIAGRKVRLVEAETQRPSPFARSLLFGYVGAFLYEGDAPLAERRAAALALDATLLGELLGRVDLRELLDPAVVTETEAQLQWLTTQRAPRDAEDAAELLRLLGDLSAAELAERGVPEDWARSLEAARRAIRVRVAGEERWIGIDDAGRYRDALGVALPVGVPEAYLEPVTDPLGDLVARYARTHGPFPAATCAARFGLGVFVVEQALKRLSATGRVTSGEFSPEGAGTEWCDAEVLRMLRRRSLAALRREIEPVPPRVLAAFLPRWHQVGGNARGVDALAATIEQVQGVAVPASAWERLVLPARVADYTPPQLDELCASGEVLWAGSGSIAGGDGWVTLAYADSAPLLLPPPDEELALTPAHQAVLDALAGGQALFFRSLSDRVGSTDDTELAATVWDLVWAGHLTNDTFAPLRALLGGAGAHKAKATPARTRYRRPGRPNMPSRTGPLHMAGRWSRLPDRDLDPTRRAAALADLLLERHGVVTRGAVLAEGVTGGFAAVYPVLGALEERGAARRGYFVEGLGAAQFAVPGAVDRLRALAEPAELAKRTGTGALVLAAADPANPYGAALPWPERIVDSGDGEPVAKAGHRAGRKAGALVVLVGGELVLYVERGGRTLLSFADDPEALTAAGQALAASVRSGALGTMSVERADGESVHSSPLREALTAAGFRATPRGLRLRG; translated from the coding sequence ATGGGTGACGTGCGAGAGGTGCTCGAGAGATTCGGACCGGCCACCCGGGAGTGGTTCACTGCCGCGTTCGCCGCGCCCACCGCCGCCCAGGACGGCGCGTGGCGGGCGATCGGCGCCGGTCGGCACGCGCTCGTGGTCGCACCCACCGGTTCCGGCAAGACGCTTGCCGCCTTCCTCTGGTCGCTCGACCGGCTGGCCCGCGAGCCGGTGCCCGAGCAGGTGCGGCGCCGCTGCCGGGTGCTCTACGTGAGCCCGCTGAAGGCGCTGGCGGTCGACGTCGAGCGCAACCTGCGGGCGCCGCTGACCGGCATCCGCCAGGCAGCGGGCCGGCTCGGCCTGCCACCGCCGGAGATCACCGTCGGGATGCGGACCGGGGACACGCCCGCTGACGAGCGGCGCGGGTTCGCCCGCACGCCGCCGGACATCCTGATCACCACGCCGGAGTCGCTGTTCCTGCTGCTCACGTCGGCGGCGCGGGAGTCGCTGCGGGGCGTCGAGACGGTGATCATCGACGAGGTGCACGCCGTCGCGGCCACCAAGCGGGGCGCGCATCTGGCGCTCTCCCTGGAGCGGCTGGACGCGCTGCTGGAGCGGCCGGCGCAGCGGATCGGCCTGTCCGCGACGGTGCGGCCGATCGAGGAGACGGCCCGGTTCCTCGGCGGGTCGCAGCCCGTCGAGATCGTCCGGCCGCCGAGCGCCAAGACGATCGAGGTGTCCGTCGAGGTGCCGGTGGAGGACATGACCCGGCTCGACGAGGCGCCCGCCGGCGACGACCTGGAGGGTGGGCGGCACACGCCGTCGATCTGGCCGGCGGTCGAGGAGCGGGTGCTCGACCTGATCGAGGGGCACCGGTCGACGATCGTCTTCACCAATTCGCGGCGCGGGGCGGAGCGGCTGTGTGCCCGGCTCAACGAACTGGCGGCGGAGCGGGCCGAGCTGGCCCGGCTCAACGAGCAGGCCGCCGCGCTCGGGCAGCCGGTCTGGCGCGGAGATCCGGAGGGCGCGGAGCGGGACGGCCACGGAGGCCCGGGAGCGGACGGCGGCCGGGACTCCGAGGCGACGGAGGGCGACGGAGGGCGGGACGACCACGGAGGCCCGGGAGCGGACGGCGGCTGGGACTCCGAGGCGACGGAGGGCGACGGCGGGCCGGGCTCCGGGCGTACCCCAAGAGGGGTCTCGGCCGGCGGCGACCCGGCGGCGATCGGCGATCTCCTGGCCGGCGGACCGCCGGGGTTCCCGCGGCGGTCCGGCGCGATCCGGGGAAACGGCGACGGCGGGATGCCGGCCGCGGTCATGGCGCAGTCCGGCGCGGCGTCGGGAGCGCCCGCGGTGATCGCCCGGGCGCACCACGGCAGCGTCTCGCGGGAGGAGCGCAAGCAGATCGAGGAGGCGCTGAAATCCGGCCGGCTGCCGGCCGTGGTCGCGACCTCCAGCCTGGAGCTGGGCATCGACATGGGCGCTGTCGACCTGGTGGTGCAGATCGAGGCGCCGCCGACGGTCGCGGCCGGGCTGCAGCGGATCGGGCGGGCCGGGCACCAGGTGGGTGCCGTCTCGCGCGGCGTGGTCTTTCCCAAGCATCGCGGTGACCTGCTCTCCTGCGCGGTGGTCGCGGAGCGGATGGCCGACGGCGCGATCGAGGAGCTGCGCTACCCGCGGAACCCGCTCGACGTGCTGGCCCAGCACGTGGTGGCGATGGTGGCGCTGGATCCGTGGCCGGTGGACGAGCTGGCCGCGCTGGTCCGGCGGGCCGCGCCGTTCGGCGAGTTGCCCGAGTCGGCGCTGCACGCGGTGCTGGACATGCTGTCCGGGCGGTACCCGTCGACGGCCTTCGCCGAGCTGCGGCCGCGGCTGGTCTGGGATCGCGGCACCGACCTGCTCACCGGCCGGCCGGGGGCCCAGCGGCTCGCGGTGACCAGCGGCGGCACCATTCCGGACCGGGGCATGTTCGGTGTCTTCCTGGCCGGTTCGGAGCGCGCCTCCCGGGTCGGCGAGCTGGACGAGGAGATGGTCTACGAGTCGCGGGTCGGTGACGTCTTCCTGCTCGGCTCCACCTCGTGGCGGATCGAGGACATCACCCCGGACCGGGTGCTGGTCTCCCCCGCCCCGGGCGCGCCGGCCCGGATGCCGTTCTGGAAAGGCGACTCGCCGGGCCGGCCGATCGAGCTGGGCCGGGCGATCGGGGCGCGGCTGCGCGCGCTGGCCAAGGCCGGTGACGAGCCGGCCACCGCCGCGCTGCGCGAGTCCGGCCTGGACGAGTGGGCCGCCGGCAACCTGGTGAACTACCTGCGCGAGCAGCGGGAGTCGACACGTCACCTGCCCGACGACCGGACGATCGTGGTGGAGAAATTCCGCGACGAGCTCGGTGACTGGCGGATGACCGTGCACTGCGTGCTCGGCGCCCGGGTGAACGCGCCGTGGGCGCTGGCGATCGGCCGGCGGCTCAGCGAGCGCTACGGCGTGGACGGCCAGGTGATGCCCTCCGACGACGGCATCGTGGTGCGGCTGCCGGACACCGCCGACGAGCCGCCCGGCGCCGACCTGGTCGCCTTCGAGCCGGAGGAGATCGCGCAGCTGGTCGAGGAGTCGGTGGGCACGTCGGCGCTGTTCGCCTCACGGTTCCGGGAGTGCGCGGCCCGGTCGCTGCTGCTGCCGCGCCGGGACCCGCGCCGCCGCCAGCCGCTCTGGCAGCAGCGGCAGCGGTCGGCGCAGCTGCTCGACGTGGCCCGCGAGTTCGCCGACTTCCCGGTCACCCTGGAGGCGGCCCGCGAGTGCCTGCAGGACGTCTTCGACGTGCCCGGCCTGACCGGGCTGATGCGGGAGATCGCGGGGCGCAAGGTCCGCCTGGTCGAGGCGGAGACCCAGCGACCGTCCCCGTTCGCCCGATCGCTGCTGTTCGGATACGTCGGCGCTTTCCTGTACGAGGGAGACGCCCCCCTGGCCGAGCGGCGCGCCGCCGCCCTGGCCCTGGACGCCACCCTGCTCGGCGAGCTGCTCGGCCGGGTCGACCTGCGGGAGCTGCTCGACCCGGCGGTGGTGACCGAGACCGAGGCGCAGCTGCAGTGGCTCACCACGCAGCGCGCCCCGCGGGACGCCGAGGACGCCGCCGAGCTGCTCCGGCTGCTCGGCGACCTCTCCGCCGCCGAGCTGGCCGAGCGCGGCGTGCCGGAGGACTGGGCGCGCTCGCTGGAGGCGGCCCGCCGGGCGATCCGGGTGCGGGTGGCCGGCGAGGAGCGCTGGATCGGCATCGACGACGCGGGACGTTATCGGGACGCGCTCGGCGTGGCGTTGCCGGTCGGGGTGCCGGAGGCGTACCTGGAACCGGTCACCGATCCGCTCGGTGACCTGGTCGCCCGCTACGCCCGGACGCACGGGCCGTTCCCGGCGGCGACCTGCGCGGCCCGGTTCGGGCTCGGCGTCTTCGTGGTGGAGCAGGCGCTCAAGCGACTCAGCGCGACCGGCCGGGTCACCTCCGGCGAGTTCTCCCCGGAGGGCGCCGGCACCGAGTGGTGCGACGCCGAGGTGCTGCGGATGCTGCGCCGGCGCTCCCTCGCGGCGCTGCGCCGGGAGATCGAGCCGGTGCCGCCGCGGGTGCTCGCCGCGTTCCTGCCCCGCTGGCACCAGGTGGGCGGCAACGCGCGCGGGGTGGACGCCCTAGCCGCCACGATCGAGCAGGTCCAGGGCGTGGCGGTGCCGGCCTCGGCGTGGGAGCGGCTGGTGCTGCCGGCCCGGGTCGCCGACTACACGCCGCCACAGCTCGACGAGCTGTGCGCGAGCGGTGAGGTGTTGTGGGCCGGGTCCGGCTCGATCGCCGGTGGCGACGGCTGGGTCACCCTGGCGTACGCGGACAGCGCTCCCCTGCTGCTGCCCCCACCGGACGAGGAGCTGGCGCTCACCCCCGCACACCAGGCGGTGCTGGACGCGCTCGCCGGTGGGCAGGCGCTGTTCTTCCGATCACTGTCGGACCGGGTCGGCTCCACCGACGACACCGAGCTGGCCGCGACCGTGTGGGACCTGGTCTGGGCCGGGCACCTGACCAACGACACGTTCGCCCCGCTGCGGGCGCTGCTCGGCGGGGCCGGCGCGCACAAGGCGAAGGCGACGCCGGCCCGTACCCGCTATCGGCGGCCGGGTCGCCCGAACATGCCGTCCCGGACCGGGCCGCTGCACATGGCCGGCCGCTGGTCCCGGCTGCCGGACCGGGACCTGGACCCGACCCGGCGGGCGGCGGCGCTCGCCGACCTGCTGCTGGAGCGGCACGGGGTGGTGACCCGCGGCGCGGTGCTGGCGGAGGGGGTGACCGGTGGCTTCGCCGCGGTCTACCCGGTGCTCGGCGCGCTGGAGGAGCGCGGGGCGGCGCGGCGCGGCTACTTCGTGGAGGGTCTCGGGGCGGCACAGTTCGCGGTGCCCGGCGCGGTGGATCGGCTGCGGGCCCTGGCCGAGCCCGCCGAGCTGGCCAAACGCACCGGGACGGGTGCGCTGGTGCTGGCCGCCGCGGATCCGGCCAACCCGTACGGCGCGGCGCTGCCGTGGCCGGAGCGGATCGTGGACAGCGGCGACGGGGAGCCGGTGGCCAAGGCCGGTCATCGGGCCGGCCGCAAGGCGGGGGCGCTGGTCGTGCTGGTCGGTGGCGAGCTGGTGCTCTATGTGGAGCGGGGCGGGCGGACCCTGCTGTCGTTCGCGGACGACCCGGAGGCGCTGACCGCCGCCGGGCAGGCGCTGGCGGCGTCGGTGCGATCCGGGGCGCTGGGCACGATGTCGGTGGAGCGGGCCGACGGGGAGTCGGTGCATTCGTCGCCGCTGCGGGAGGCGCTGACCGCGGCGGGGTTCCGGGCGACGCCACGGGGGCTGCGGCTGCGCGGGTGA
- a CDS encoding LLM class F420-dependent oxidoreductase — protein MRLVIFTEPQQGASHDDLLRVAKAAEDGGFDGFFRSDHYLKMGDVSGRPGPSDAWITLAALAVQTSRIRLGTLVSSATFRLPGPLAVAVAQVDAMSGGRIEFGLGGGWFDAEHKAYGIPFPAVGERFDRLTEQLEIITGLWKTPVGSTFDFDGKFYQLSDSPALPKPVQSPVPVIIGGHGKKRTPDLAARFAAEFNVPFSKIEDLPAQFARVRAASEAVGRAEPPAFSAAAVLCVGRDDAEVRRRAAAIGREVEEMRENGGIVGTPGEVVETIGRYAEAGASRLFTQVLDLSDIDHVNLVAAEVLPQL, from the coding sequence ATGCGTCTCGTGATCTTCACCGAACCCCAGCAGGGCGCCAGCCACGATGACCTCCTGCGGGTCGCCAAGGCCGCCGAGGACGGCGGGTTCGACGGTTTCTTCCGATCCGACCACTACCTCAAGATGGGCGACGTGTCCGGCCGGCCCGGCCCGAGCGACGCCTGGATCACCCTGGCCGCGCTGGCCGTGCAGACCTCCCGGATCCGGCTCGGCACGCTGGTCAGCTCGGCGACGTTCCGGCTGCCCGGGCCGCTGGCCGTCGCGGTCGCCCAGGTCGACGCGATGAGCGGCGGGCGGATCGAGTTCGGGCTCGGCGGGGGCTGGTTCGACGCGGAGCACAAGGCGTACGGCATCCCGTTCCCGGCGGTCGGCGAGCGCTTCGACCGGCTGACGGAGCAGCTCGAGATCATCACCGGGCTGTGGAAGACGCCGGTCGGCTCGACCTTCGACTTCGACGGCAAGTTCTACCAGCTCAGTGACTCGCCGGCGCTGCCGAAACCGGTGCAGTCGCCGGTCCCGGTGATCATCGGCGGGCACGGCAAGAAGCGGACGCCGGACCTGGCGGCCCGGTTCGCCGCCGAGTTCAACGTGCCGTTCTCCAAGATCGAGGACCTTCCGGCGCAGTTCGCGCGGGTCCGCGCGGCCAGCGAGGCCGTCGGCCGTGCCGAGCCGCCGGCGTTCTCCGCGGCGGCGGTGCTCTGCGTCGGCCGCGACGACGCCGAGGTGCGGCGCCGGGCCGCGGCGATCGGCCGCGAGGTCGAGGAGATGCGGGAGAACGGCGGGATCGTGGGCACCCCGGGAGAGGTCGTCGAGACGATCGGGCGGTACGCCGAGGCGGGCGCTTCCCGGCTCTTCACGCAGGTCCTGGACCTGTCCGACATCGATCACGTGAACCTCGTCGCGGCGGAAGTCCTGCCGCAGCTCTGA
- a CDS encoding SAM hydrolase/SAM-dependent halogenase family protein has protein sequence MGGYGWVSFTTDYGTFDGFVAACHGSIARIAPGLRVIDVTHHVPPADVTRGAAVLAQTAPYLPPSVHLAVVDPGVGTARRGVVLTTPDGLLVGPDNGLLIWAAEALGGIVAAHELSNKDWMLGDVSRTFHGRDVFAPAAARLAAGAQPAEAGPPVDPASLVRLPDPVAAVGDGWLEAEVLTVDRFGNVQLAAEGATLTGLGPELVVNGTVRARRGGTFADVNAGELLVYADSADRVAIAVNNGRAVVVLSVVPGDVVRIAERR, from the coding sequence ATGGGCGGCTATGGATGGGTCAGCTTCACCACCGACTACGGCACCTTCGACGGCTTCGTCGCGGCCTGCCACGGCTCGATCGCCCGGATCGCGCCCGGTCTTCGCGTGATCGACGTCACGCATCACGTGCCGCCCGCCGACGTGACCCGCGGTGCCGCCGTGCTGGCCCAGACCGCGCCGTACCTTCCGCCGTCGGTGCACCTCGCGGTCGTCGACCCCGGTGTCGGCACGGCCCGCCGCGGCGTGGTGCTGACCACCCCGGACGGGCTGCTCGTCGGCCCGGACAACGGCCTGCTGATCTGGGCGGCCGAGGCGCTCGGCGGCATCGTCGCGGCGCACGAGCTGAGCAACAAGGACTGGATGCTGGGCGACGTGTCGCGCACGTTCCACGGGCGGGACGTGTTCGCCCCCGCCGCGGCCCGGCTGGCTGCCGGTGCGCAACCGGCCGAGGCCGGCCCGCCGGTCGACCCGGCCTCGCTGGTCCGCCTGCCCGACCCGGTGGCAGCGGTCGGTGACGGCTGGCTCGAGGCCGAGGTGCTGACCGTGGACCGGTTCGGCAACGTGCAGCTGGCCGCCGAGGGCGCCACGCTCACCGGGCTCGGACCGGAGCTCGTGGTCAACGGGACCGTGCGGGCCCGCCGTGGTGGCACCTTCGCCGACGTCAACGCGGGTGAGCTGCTGGTCTACGCCGACTCCGCGGACCGGGTGGCGATCGCGGTGAACAACGGCCGCGCCGTTGTCGTCCTCTCCGTCGTCCCCGGCGACGTCGTCCGGATCGCCGAGCGCCGGTAA
- a CDS encoding Fpg/Nei family DNA glycosylase — MPEGDTVWNTARVVERALTGEVLTGSDFRVPQLATTDLTGWTVAESASRGKHLLLRLTRDTPRAAAEPPSNAEPARGTEPRRGQDGPRRMQPSRGAEPPHAVESSRGAEPPRGMASLTLHSHLRMDGAWRVYAPGERWTGRPAHLIRVVLRTARSVAVGYHLHDLALIPTEQEDRLVGHLGPDLLGADWDPAEAVRRIAAHPDVTIADALLDQRNLAGVGNLYKAETLFLRGLWPWTRVADVPDLTGTVELAQRLVASNRGRWTQTTTGSLRRGETSYVYGRRGQPCRRCRTPVRKVERDPTRDRAEVEDRITYWCPRCQPQPAGTAPL, encoded by the coding sequence ATGCCGGAAGGGGACACCGTCTGGAACACCGCCCGCGTCGTGGAGCGAGCTCTCACCGGCGAGGTGCTGACCGGCTCGGACTTCCGGGTGCCGCAACTGGCCACCACCGACCTGACCGGTTGGACCGTCGCCGAATCCGCGAGCCGTGGCAAACACCTCCTCCTCCGCCTCACCCGGGACACTCCTCGGGCCGCCGCGGAGCCGCCGAGCAACGCCGAGCCCGCACGCGGGACGGAACCGCGACGCGGACAGGACGGGCCGCGCCGGATGCAGCCATCACGCGGAGCCGAACCGCCGCACGCAGTGGAGTCTTCACGCGGGGCCGAGCCGCCGCGCGGGATGGCATCGCTCACGTTGCATTCGCATCTGCGGATGGACGGGGCCTGGCGCGTCTATGCGCCAGGTGAGCGGTGGACCGGACGGCCGGCGCATCTGATCCGGGTGGTGTTGCGGACCGCGCGCTCGGTCGCCGTCGGCTACCACCTGCACGACCTGGCGCTGATCCCGACCGAGCAGGAGGATCGGCTGGTCGGGCACCTGGGACCGGACCTGCTGGGTGCGGACTGGGATCCGGCTGAGGCGGTCCGCCGGATCGCCGCCCACCCGGACGTCACCATCGCCGACGCGCTGCTCGACCAGCGGAACCTGGCCGGGGTCGGCAACCTCTACAAGGCGGAGACGCTCTTTCTCCGCGGGCTCTGGCCGTGGACCCGGGTGGCCGACGTCCCCGACCTGACCGGGACCGTCGAGCTGGCCCAGCGGCTGGTCGCCTCCAACCGGGGCCGGTGGACCCAGACCACCACCGGCTCGCTGCGCCGAGGCGAGACCAGCTACGTCTACGGCCGGCGCGGCCAGCCCTGCCGACGCTGCCGGACACCGGTCCGCAAGGTCGAACGCGACCCGACCCGTGACCGCGCGGAGGTGGAGGACCGCATCACGTATTGGTGCCCACGCTGCCAACCGCAGCCCGCCGGCACCGCACCGCTCTGA